The proteins below come from a single Salinilacihabitans rarus genomic window:
- a CDS encoding GTP-dependent dephospho-CoA kinase family protein — MTRDDRPASDRARDSDESEPRVVVSLPPALRSDLKTPLGPIETDARVLLEDVAGPLIAVGDVVTYHFLEAGRAPDVALVDGRTKRTAVDEEIERAVTDEASREVANPAATLTEALLVALREALAAEEPTTILVDGEEDLATLPAVVAAPDGASVVYGQPDEGMVHVRVDDEVRATARSLLERFDGDPGGLFALLSGADGE, encoded by the coding sequence GTGACCCGCGACGACCGTCCCGCGAGCGACCGCGCCCGCGATTCCGACGAGTCCGAGCCCCGCGTCGTCGTCTCCCTCCCTCCCGCCCTCAGATCCGATCTCAAGACGCCGCTCGGGCCGATCGAGACCGACGCCCGCGTCCTCCTGGAGGACGTCGCCGGCCCGCTGATCGCCGTCGGCGACGTCGTCACCTACCACTTCCTCGAAGCCGGCCGCGCGCCCGACGTCGCCCTCGTCGACGGCCGGACGAAGCGCACCGCGGTCGACGAGGAGATCGAACGCGCCGTGACCGACGAGGCGAGCCGCGAGGTCGCCAACCCGGCCGCGACGCTCACCGAGGCGTTGCTCGTCGCGCTCCGCGAGGCGCTCGCGGCCGAGGAGCCGACGACGATCCTCGTCGACGGCGAGGAGGACCTCGCGACGCTGCCGGCGGTCGTCGCCGCCCCCGACGGCGCGAGCGTCGTCTACGGCCAGCCCGACGAGGGGATGGTCCACGTCCGCGTCGACGACGAGGTCCGCGCGACCGCCCGGTCGCTGCTGGAGCGCTTCGACGGCGACCCGGGGGGGCTGTTCGCGTTGCTGTCGGGTGCCGACGGCGAGTGA
- the spt4 gene encoding transcription elongation factor subunit Spt4: MASNRLVCRECHLVNQANAETCENCGSSSLTEDWAGYVVIAHPEESEIAREMQVDRPGAYALKVR; encoded by the coding sequence GTGGCGTCGAACCGACTCGTCTGTCGCGAGTGCCACCTCGTCAACCAGGCCAACGCCGAGACCTGCGAGAACTGCGGGTCCTCCTCGCTCACCGAGGACTGGGCGGGCTACGTCGTCATCGCCCACCCCGAGGAGAGCGAGATCGCCCGCGAGATGCAGGTCGACCGCCCCGGCGCGTACGCGCTCAAGGTCCGGTGA
- a CDS encoding DNA-directed RNA polymerase — protein MYKRVRLKDTVEVPPEELGEVSPELVKRLLQDKLEGRMDEEVGSVVSVTDVHDIGEGTVLPNRPGVYYEAEFDAVTFDPQMQEVVDGTIVEVVEFGAFVGIGPVDGLLHVSQISKEYLAFDGENQRLASNESDRALGVDDAVRARIVTKSIDERNPRDSKIGLTAKQPGLGKHRWLREEREEREEATAGE, from the coding sequence ATGTACAAACGGGTACGACTGAAGGATACGGTGGAAGTGCCGCCGGAGGAGCTCGGCGAGGTGTCTCCGGAGCTCGTGAAGCGACTGCTACAGGACAAACTCGAAGGCCGGATGGACGAGGAGGTCGGCTCCGTCGTCTCCGTCACCGACGTCCACGACATCGGCGAGGGGACGGTCCTGCCGAACCGGCCGGGCGTCTACTACGAGGCGGAGTTCGACGCCGTCACGTTCGACCCCCAGATGCAGGAGGTCGTCGACGGCACGATCGTCGAGGTCGTCGAGTTCGGCGCCTTCGTCGGGATCGGCCCCGTCGACGGCCTGCTGCACGTCTCACAGATCTCCAAGGAGTACCTCGCGTTCGACGGCGAGAACCAGCGGCTGGCCTCGAACGAGTCCGACCGCGCCCTCGGCGTCGACGACGCGGTCCGCGCGCGAATCGTCACCAAGAGCATCGACGAGCGCAACCCGCGGGACTCGAAGATCGGCCTGACGGCCAAACAGCCCGGCCTCGGCAAGCACCGCTGGCTGCGCGAGGAGCGCGAGGAGCGCGAAGAAGCGACGGCGGGTGAGTAA
- a CDS encoding PIN domain-containing protein, translating to MPERVALDTSALMMPVELDVRLFEELDRVLDGASRAPDSATGDEPRTGAFEPIAPQPVVEELRRLAEKGGTEGTAANVGHDLATERCLLVDTEESYADDALVELAREGVVDYVVTNDRPLRDRVLEVGTPVIALRGRNKLAITRP from the coding sequence ATGCCGGAGCGGGTTGCCCTCGACACGAGCGCGCTGATGATGCCGGTCGAACTCGACGTGCGGCTGTTCGAGGAACTCGATCGGGTCCTCGACGGCGCGTCACGCGCGCCGGACTCGGCGACCGGCGACGAACCGCGAACGGGCGCGTTCGAGCCGATCGCCCCGCAGCCGGTCGTCGAGGAGTTGCGGCGGCTCGCCGAGAAGGGCGGAACCGAGGGGACCGCGGCTAACGTCGGCCACGACCTCGCGACCGAACGCTGCCTGCTCGTCGACACGGAGGAATCGTACGCCGACGACGCGCTGGTCGAACTCGCCCGCGAGGGCGTCGTCGACTACGTCGTTACGAACGACCGCCCGCTGCGCGACCGGGTGCTCGAGGTGGGCACACCGGTAATTGCATTACGCGGGAGAAACAAGTTAGCCATTACGCGACCATAG
- a CDS encoding translation initiation factor IF-2 subunit gamma codes for MAGNRQPEVNIGLVGHVDHGKTTLVQALSGSWTDQHSEEMKRGISIRLGYADATFRRCPGVDEPECFTVEEECPDGSESEPLRTVSFVDAPGHETLMATMLSGAALMDGAVLVVSASEPVPQPQTEEHLMALDIIGIDNIVIAQNKVDLVDAEQARENYRQIQEFVEGTVAEDAPVVPVSAGQEVNMDLLIGAIESEIPTPERNPDADPRMHVARSFDINKPGTTYENLTGGVLGGSLVEGELEVDDELEIRPGREVEEGGQSEYVPIQTTVRSLQAGGRDADVVTPGGLLGVGTGLDPSLTKGDALAGRIAGPPGSLPPTWEQFTMDVDLLDRIVGSAEGDAAAGDGDVDEISTGEPLMMTVGTATTVGAVTSARDGECEVRLKRPVCAEPGAKIAINRRVGARWRLIGLGTLQE; via the coding sequence ATGGCAGGAAATCGACAACCGGAGGTGAACATCGGACTCGTCGGCCACGTCGACCACGGGAAGACGACGCTGGTCCAGGCGCTCAGCGGCTCCTGGACCGACCAGCACTCGGAGGAGATGAAACGCGGCATCTCCATCCGGCTGGGGTACGCGGACGCGACGTTCCGTCGCTGTCCCGGCGTGGACGAGCCCGAGTGTTTCACCGTCGAGGAGGAGTGTCCGGACGGCTCCGAGAGCGAGCCGCTGCGGACCGTCTCGTTCGTCGACGCCCCGGGTCACGAGACCCTGATGGCGACGATGCTCTCGGGAGCGGCGCTGATGGACGGCGCGGTGCTCGTGGTCTCGGCCTCGGAGCCCGTCCCACAGCCCCAGACCGAAGAGCACCTGATGGCGCTTGACATCATCGGCATCGACAACATCGTCATCGCCCAGAACAAGGTCGACCTCGTCGACGCCGAGCAGGCCCGGGAGAACTACCGCCAGATCCAGGAGTTCGTCGAGGGGACCGTCGCCGAGGACGCCCCCGTCGTCCCGGTCTCGGCCGGCCAGGAGGTCAACATGGACCTCCTCATCGGCGCGATCGAATCGGAGATTCCGACCCCCGAGCGAAACCCCGACGCCGACCCGCGGATGCACGTCGCCCGCAGCTTCGACATCAACAAGCCGGGGACGACCTACGAGAACCTCACCGGCGGCGTCCTCGGCGGGAGCCTCGTCGAGGGCGAACTCGAAGTCGACGACGAACTCGAGATCCGCCCCGGCCGGGAGGTCGAGGAGGGCGGCCAGTCGGAGTACGTCCCCATCCAGACGACGGTCCGCTCGCTGCAGGCCGGCGGCCGCGACGCCGACGTCGTCACGCCGGGTGGCCTGCTCGGCGTCGGCACCGGGCTCGATCCCTCGCTGACGAAAGGCGACGCGCTCGCGGGCCGGATCGCCGGCCCGCCGGGCAGCCTCCCGCCGACGTGGGAGCAGTTCACGATGGACGTCGACCTCCTCGACCGGATCGTCGGCAGCGCGGAGGGAGACGCCGCGGCCGGGGACGGCGACGTCGACGAGATCAGCACGGGCGAGCCGCTGATGATGACCGTCGGCACCGCGACCACCGTCGGCGCGGTGACGAGCGCGCGCGACGGCGAGTGCGAGGTCAGGCTCAAACGGCCCGTCTGCGCCGAACCGGGCGCGAAGATCGCGATCAACCGCCGCGTCGGCGCGCGCTGGCGGCTGATCGGCCTCGGCACCCTGCAGGAATAG
- a CDS encoding winged helix-turn-helix domain-containing protein gives MSRSDASGDADATILECTDCIAPAEAFALIGNETRLSILEALWAADERPVSFSDLRRAVGMRDSAQFNYHLQKLTGHFVVQVEGGYEFKHAGEKVVRSVIAGSFNEHPTVDPFPVQGACASCGGPLRAVYEDERLGIECADCGQRHGEYGFPPGGFNDRTAEEVVDAFDQRVRHLHCLAADGVCPECGGRMETTVAEEGSCCLGVGVRVDHECAQCGHALCSAPGLRLLDHSAVVSFHRERGVRLDERPYWTLPWCVSDEHTRLVGRDPVRLEVRMPVADDELRVVMDGDLDVLETTVESAD, from the coding sequence ATGAGCAGGTCAGACGCCTCGGGCGACGCCGACGCGACGATCCTCGAGTGTACCGACTGCATCGCCCCCGCCGAGGCGTTCGCGCTGATCGGCAACGAGACGCGGCTGTCGATTCTGGAGGCCCTGTGGGCGGCCGACGAGCGGCCGGTCTCGTTCTCGGACCTGCGGCGGGCAGTCGGGATGCGCGACTCGGCGCAGTTCAACTACCACCTCCAGAAGCTGACGGGCCACTTCGTCGTGCAGGTGGAGGGCGGCTACGAGTTCAAACACGCCGGCGAGAAGGTCGTTCGGTCGGTCATCGCCGGCTCGTTCAACGAACACCCGACGGTCGACCCCTTCCCCGTTCAGGGGGCCTGTGCCTCCTGTGGCGGCCCGCTGCGGGCGGTCTACGAGGACGAACGCCTCGGCATCGAGTGTGCCGACTGCGGCCAGCGCCACGGCGAGTACGGCTTCCCGCCCGGCGGGTTCAACGACCGCACGGCCGAGGAGGTCGTCGACGCCTTCGACCAGCGGGTGCGCCACCTCCACTGCCTCGCCGCCGACGGCGTCTGCCCGGAGTGTGGCGGCCGGATGGAGACGACCGTCGCCGAGGAGGGGTCGTGCTGTCTCGGCGTCGGCGTCCGCGTCGACCACGAGTGTGCCCAGTGTGGCCACGCGCTGTGCTCGGCGCCCGGCCTGCGCCTGCTCGACCACTCGGCGGTCGTCTCCTTCCACCGCGAGCGCGGCGTCCGCCTCGACGAGCGCCCCTACTGGACGCTGCCGTGGTGCGTCTCCGACGAGCACACCCGCCTCGTCGGGCGCGACCCCGTCCGCCTCGAGGTCCGGATGCCCGTCGCCGACGACGAACTCCGCGTCGTCATGGACGGCGACCTCGACGTGCTGGAGACGACGGTCGAATCGGCCGACTGA
- a CDS encoding DUF5787 family protein — MEFAFELALCAALEARGDGVVARQLGAGVADPGGRVLDVVRVDPGPAFDERVSLTAASIPDAAVEADVGPGRFRYWKDAFDCQPDRARRATERAVEAGFFEHRRHNGRDHVRQVARYPDWFGRIVGIENKPDLGRPGDLESQLRTDVSLALVDEAVLATESYVTRAHLNRIPEEVGVWRVRRDDAGVESIEVVREPTPLPVDEAGIEPLAFHPGRTDVAVVPAAEKARARRRLAERAYGKGWRTYAFPACERCDADDASGATLPHCAWKGRVVDAAVECGPSCAGHVPADPPAVDLAAERDRRTPWVADPPGRRRRQSGLDRF; from the coding sequence GTGGAGTTCGCGTTCGAACTCGCGCTGTGTGCGGCCCTCGAAGCACGCGGCGACGGGGTCGTCGCCCGCCAACTCGGCGCGGGCGTGGCCGACCCCGGCGGCCGCGTCCTCGACGTCGTCCGCGTCGACCCCGGGCCGGCGTTCGACGAGCGGGTGTCGCTCACGGCCGCGTCGATCCCCGACGCGGCGGTCGAGGCCGACGTCGGCCCCGGCCGCTTTCGCTACTGGAAGGACGCCTTCGACTGCCAGCCCGACCGCGCCCGGCGGGCGACCGAGCGCGCCGTCGAGGCCGGTTTCTTCGAGCACCGGCGCCACAACGGCCGCGACCACGTCCGGCAGGTCGCCCGCTACCCCGACTGGTTCGGCCGGATCGTCGGGATCGAGAACAAGCCGGACCTCGGACGACCGGGCGACCTCGAATCCCAGCTTCGGACGGACGTCAGCCTCGCGCTGGTCGACGAGGCGGTCCTCGCGACCGAGAGCTACGTGACGCGGGCACACCTCAACCGCATCCCCGAGGAGGTGGGCGTCTGGCGGGTCCGCCGCGACGACGCGGGCGTCGAATCGATCGAGGTGGTCCGGGAGCCGACGCCGCTGCCGGTCGACGAGGCCGGGATCGAACCGCTCGCGTTCCACCCGGGACGGACCGACGTCGCGGTCGTCCCCGCCGCCGAGAAGGCCCGCGCGCGCCGACGGCTGGCCGAGCGCGCCTACGGCAAGGGCTGGCGCACCTACGCGTTTCCCGCGTGCGAGCGCTGCGACGCCGACGACGCCTCGGGCGCAACGCTCCCCCACTGTGCGTGGAAGGGCCGGGTCGTCGACGCCGCCGTCGAGTGCGGTCCGTCCTGTGCGGGACACGTCCCCGCGGACCCGCCGGCGGTCGACCTCGCGGCCGAGCGCGACCGCCGGACGCCGTGGGTGGCCGATCCGCCGGGGCGTCGCAGGCGACAGTCGGGGCTCGACCGGTTCTAG
- a CDS encoding MBL fold metallo-hydrolase — MRVTLLGTGDTTGTPTVGCNCETCAAARERGVERTRFSVHVENERTGEALLVDASPDFRYQFLRDEVALPDAAVVTHVHFDHLDGLGNVYRLLDDLDVYAADETDPLTGESVAETVADDYHYLDPVTVYPTTPFETVETCGFDVTLVPVDHPPLLCYGLAVEDPETGAKLSITGDTSYDVPADSREALADPDLLLADAIVPAHLCDYHPAGGRHADADGVPRTFGTKHMTREGALALADDLDASETRLVHLAHYYPVEEAFAEPLAVDGEEHVL, encoded by the coding sequence ATGCGCGTCACCCTCCTCGGTACGGGCGATACGACGGGGACGCCAACCGTCGGCTGTAATTGCGAGACGTGCGCGGCGGCCCGCGAACGCGGCGTCGAGCGCACCCGCTTCTCGGTCCACGTCGAGAACGAGCGCACCGGCGAAGCGCTGCTGGTCGACGCCAGCCCCGACTTTCGCTACCAGTTCCTGCGCGACGAGGTCGCGCTCCCGGACGCGGCCGTCGTCACCCACGTCCACTTCGACCACCTCGACGGACTGGGGAACGTCTACCGCCTGCTGGACGACCTCGACGTCTACGCCGCCGACGAGACCGACCCCCTGACCGGCGAGAGTGTCGCCGAGACGGTCGCCGACGACTACCACTACCTCGACCCCGTCACCGTCTACCCGACGACGCCGTTCGAGACCGTCGAAACCTGCGGGTTCGACGTCACGCTCGTCCCCGTCGACCACCCGCCGCTTCTGTGTTACGGCCTCGCGGTCGAGGACCCGGAGACGGGCGCGAAACTGTCGATCACGGGCGACACGAGCTACGACGTCCCCGCCGACTCCCGCGAGGCGCTCGCGGACCCGGACCTCCTGCTGGCCGACGCCATCGTCCCCGCGCACCTCTGTGACTACCACCCCGCCGGCGGACGCCACGCGGACGCCGACGGCGTCCCGCGGACGTTCGGGACGAAACACATGACCCGCGAGGGCGCGCTCGCGCTCGCCGACGACCTCGACGCGAGCGAGACCCGACTGGTCCACCTCGCACACTACTACCCCGTCGAGGAGGCGTTCGCGGAGCCGCTGGCCGTCGACGGCGAGGAACACGTCCTCTGA
- a CDS encoding AIM24 family protein: protein MKLDEFADANAPKDGTGRFQLESDKLLDVALDGSAMLKAGSMVGHTGDVSFTGKSSAEGGLTGFLKQKVTSEGTPIMEASGAGHVYVADQGKKIQILELAAGESLSVNGNDILAFESSVDYSIGTVGSFSATKAGGLVNVYLEGPGNVAITTHGDPLVLTPPVKTDPDATVAWSGSLSPGRSSNLNLGDMVGQSSGERYQLDFSGSDGFVIVQPYEEVQPEQ from the coding sequence ATGAAACTCGACGAATTCGCGGACGCGAACGCACCGAAAGACGGGACGGGACGGTTTCAACTCGAAAGCGACAAACTCCTCGACGTCGCCCTCGACGGGTCGGCGATGCTGAAAGCGGGGTCGATGGTCGGCCACACCGGCGACGTCTCCTTCACCGGGAAGAGTTCCGCCGAAGGCGGCCTCACGGGGTTTCTCAAACAGAAGGTGACGAGTGAGGGGACCCCGATCATGGAGGCCTCGGGGGCCGGACACGTGTACGTCGCCGACCAGGGCAAGAAGATCCAGATCCTCGAACTCGCGGCCGGGGAGAGCCTCTCGGTGAACGGGAACGACATCCTCGCGTTCGAGTCGAGCGTGGACTACAGCATCGGAACGGTCGGGAGCTTCTCCGCGACCAAAGCCGGCGGGCTGGTCAACGTCTACCTCGAAGGGCCCGGGAACGTCGCCATCACGACCCACGGTGATCCGCTCGTCCTGACGCCCCCGGTCAAGACCGATCCGGACGCGACGGTCGCCTGGAGCGGTTCGCTCTCTCCCGGCCGGAGTTCCAACCTGAACCTCGGCGATATGGTCGGCCAGTCCTCGGGCGAACGGTACCAACTCGACTTCTCGGGGAGCGACGGGTTCGTCATCGTCCAGCCCTACGAGGAAGTCCAACCGGAACAGTAA
- a CDS encoding ATP-binding protein, which translates to MSDAALDVVEFLLTTSVYSEDRSLDENDLPPAYRQVFWTGGADSEDDGGRGGITRPLSATVGTARTATGVDRPWDAVSDLMFTERDEFSGSVSLTQRDLAEQWFLDRVDDERLLENPTLAKHFADREGVDVDYEEARERNRPIQADRVWIDGLLDEYFDGEDEEEMLDLVEVRAPEEVDVTLDDLVLTPDQEAEIEKIAKAIEHRDYLAEIGLREIGKLLFVGPPGTGKTSTARALARDMDLPFVEVKLSMITSQYLGETAKNVDKTFEVAKRLSPCILFIDEFDFVAKTRRSDEHAALKRAVNTLLKSIDDVSLIQDDVLLIGATNHPDQLDAAAWRRFDEIVNFPKPDHAMRADILRVITRAMEIDEFDPEVVAETTEGLTGSDLRMVLREAVLEALTENRTTLTQDDLLEAVEDFEERDNLKNMDMIEGDHDALVAGGDIGAASDGGQSHDHDHDHDH; encoded by the coding sequence ATGAGTGACGCGGCGCTCGACGTCGTGGAGTTCCTGCTCACGACGAGCGTCTACTCCGAGGACCGATCGTTAGACGAGAACGACCTGCCGCCTGCCTACCGACAGGTCTTCTGGACCGGCGGCGCCGACTCCGAGGACGACGGCGGCCGCGGCGGCATCACCCGCCCCCTGTCGGCGACCGTCGGCACGGCGCGGACGGCCACCGGCGTCGACCGGCCGTGGGACGCCGTGAGCGACCTCATGTTCACCGAGCGCGACGAGTTCTCGGGAAGCGTCTCGCTCACCCAGCGCGACCTCGCCGAGCAGTGGTTCCTCGACCGGGTCGACGACGAGCGCCTGCTCGAAAACCCCACGCTGGCGAAACACTTCGCCGACCGGGAGGGCGTCGACGTCGACTACGAAGAGGCCCGCGAGCGAAACCGCCCCATTCAGGCCGACCGGGTCTGGATCGACGGCCTGCTCGATGAGTACTTCGACGGCGAGGACGAAGAGGAGATGCTCGACCTCGTGGAGGTGCGCGCGCCCGAGGAGGTCGACGTCACGCTCGACGACCTCGTGCTCACGCCCGACCAGGAGGCCGAGATCGAGAAGATCGCGAAGGCGATCGAACACCGCGACTACCTCGCGGAGATCGGCCTGCGCGAGATCGGCAAACTGCTGTTCGTCGGCCCGCCGGGCACCGGCAAGACCTCGACGGCGCGGGCGCTGGCCCGGGACATGGACCTGCCGTTCGTCGAGGTGAAACTGTCGATGATTACCTCCCAGTACCTCGGGGAGACGGCCAAGAACGTCGACAAGACGTTCGAAGTCGCCAAACGGCTCTCGCCCTGTATCCTCTTTATCGACGAGTTCGACTTCGTCGCCAAGACCCGCCGCAGCGACGAACACGCCGCGCTCAAGCGTGCGGTCAACACCCTGCTCAAGAGCATCGACGACGTCTCGCTCATCCAGGACGACGTCCTCCTCATCGGCGCGACCAATCACCCCGACCAGCTCGACGCCGCCGCGTGGCGTCGGTTCGACGAGATCGTCAACTTCCCCAAGCCCGACCACGCGATGCGCGCGGACATCCTCCGCGTGATCACCCGCGCGATGGAGATCGACGAGTTCGACCCCGAGGTGGTCGCCGAGACGACCGAGGGACTGACCGGGAGCGACCTCCGGATGGTGCTCCGGGAGGCCGTACTCGAGGCGCTGACCGAGAACCGCACGACGCTCACGCAGGACGACCTCCTCGAGGCCGTCGAGGACTTCGAAGAGCGGGACAACCTCAAGAACATGGACATGATCGAGGGCGACCACGACGCGCTCGTCGCCGGCGGCGACATCGGAGCGGCGAGCGACGGGGGGCAGTCGCACGACCACGATCACGATCACGATCACTGA
- a CDS encoding universal stress protein: MNVLLGIAGSDESEKALRRTVDRARAVGDDLVVAVVEKPEAERSQDEMYRRAVEVLEEAGLDADVRKLDGDPGSALVELAEREGADQLVIGGGRLSPMGKIRLGPIAEFVLLNATTTVKLVR; encoded by the coding sequence ATGAACGTGTTGCTGGGCATCGCGGGAAGCGACGAGTCGGAGAAGGCGCTACGACGGACCGTCGACCGGGCGCGGGCGGTCGGCGACGACCTCGTCGTCGCGGTCGTCGAGAAACCCGAGGCGGAGCGATCGCAAGACGAGATGTACCGCCGCGCGGTCGAGGTGCTCGAAGAAGCAGGTCTCGACGCCGACGTGCGCAAACTCGACGGCGACCCCGGGAGCGCGCTGGTCGAACTCGCCGAGCGCGAGGGGGCCGACCAGCTGGTGATCGGCGGCGGGCGGCTGAGTCCGATGGGGAAGATTCGACTGGGACCGATCGCGGAGTTCGTCCTGCTGAACGCAACGACGACGGTCAAACTGGTTCGATGA
- a CDS encoding GNAT family N-acetyltransferase, with amino-acid sequence MRGSRVYPEEPAGPFPTPPSTFEDREGRRIDVDALGGDDGREVDLDALVGMYVGFDPADRAQGIPPTGEDRIRDWLAPIVDDGINVVASHEGDVVGHATLVPDADDPDAVDDLGEIEWELAIFVLQAYQRAGIGTALLEHLLGHASDLGVERVWLTVERWNGPAIAVYERVGFEICGSESFEQEMSIRLA; translated from the coding sequence ATGCGCGGCTCGCGTGTCTACCCGGAGGAGCCGGCTGGTCCGTTCCCGACGCCGCCGTCGACGTTCGAGGACCGCGAGGGTCGGAGGATCGACGTCGACGCCCTCGGCGGCGACGACGGGCGCGAGGTCGACCTCGACGCCCTCGTCGGGATGTACGTCGGCTTCGACCCGGCCGACAGAGCCCAGGGCATCCCCCCGACGGGCGAAGACCGGATCCGCGACTGGCTCGCGCCGATCGTCGACGACGGGATCAACGTCGTCGCCAGCCACGAGGGCGACGTCGTCGGCCACGCGACGCTGGTGCCCGACGCGGACGACCCCGACGCGGTCGACGACCTCGGCGAGATCGAGTGGGAACTCGCGATCTTCGTCCTCCAGGCGTACCAGCGCGCCGGCATCGGGACGGCGCTGCTGGAGCACCTGCTTGGCCACGCCAGCGACCTCGGCGTCGAGCGGGTGTGGCTCACCGTCGAGCGCTGGAACGGCCCCGCCATCGCCGTCTACGAACGCGTCGGCTTCGAGATCTGTGGGTCCGAGAGCTTCGAGCAGGAGATGTCGATCCGGCTCGCCTAG
- a CDS encoding universal stress protein, which yields MDVSEPFAVETVLAPVDGSDESATAVEYAVAIADRYDASVHALFILGRGVVQGMNAGTVDEADVADHTRQFLEDVAGLADAHGVPVSTSTAHGFSPVRKTRHPGSVVLDAADAVGADFIVIPRESVSDAPAEVLEKAAEYVLSYASQPVLSV from the coding sequence ATGGACGTCAGCGAGCCGTTCGCCGTCGAGACGGTGCTCGCACCGGTCGACGGCAGCGACGAGTCCGCCACCGCCGTCGAGTACGCCGTCGCGATCGCCGACCGCTACGACGCCTCGGTCCACGCCCTGTTCATCCTCGGACGCGGCGTCGTCCAGGGCATGAACGCCGGCACCGTCGACGAGGCCGACGTCGCCGACCACACCCGGCAGTTCCTCGAGGACGTCGCCGGTCTCGCGGACGCCCACGGCGTGCCCGTGTCGACGTCGACCGCCCACGGCTTCTCGCCGGTGCGCAAGACGCGCCACCCCGGCAGCGTCGTCCTCGACGCCGCCGACGCCGTCGGCGCGGACTTCATCGTCATCCCGCGGGAGTCGGTCTCCGACGCGCCCGCGGAAGTGCTCGAGAAGGCCGCCGAGTACGTCCTCTCGTACGCGAGCCAGCCCGTCCTCTCGGTCTAG
- a CDS encoding universal stress protein, with translation MFDTVVVATDGSESVERAVDVAIDLASRFGADVHALSVVDAGEVDASPEQLRGELQAALESHAEAALAAVEERAGPGITTAVREGRPAPVICEYAREVDADLVVTGTRGRHGENRLLLGSVAERVVRTSPVPVLTVRQLPEEDREAASAGA, from the coding sequence ATGTTCGATACGGTCGTCGTCGCGACCGACGGCTCCGAGAGCGTCGAGCGGGCCGTCGACGTCGCCATCGATCTCGCCAGCCGCTTCGGTGCCGACGTACACGCGCTCTCGGTCGTCGACGCGGGCGAAGTCGACGCCTCGCCCGAACAGCTCCGCGGCGAACTCCAGGCCGCCCTCGAAAGCCACGCGGAAGCCGCGCTCGCGGCCGTCGAGGAGCGGGCCGGGCCGGGGATCACCACCGCCGTCCGCGAGGGGCGGCCGGCGCCGGTGATCTGCGAGTACGCCCGCGAGGTCGACGCCGACCTCGTCGTCACGGGCACGCGCGGGCGCCACGGCGAGAACCGCCTCCTGCTCGGCAGCGTCGCCGAGCGGGTCGTCCGCACCTCGCCGGTGCCCGTCCTGACGGTGCGGCAACTGCCCGAGGAGGACCGCGAGGCGGCGAGCGCGGGCGCCTGA